In a genomic window of Streptomyces pristinaespiralis:
- the rplU gene encoding 50S ribosomal protein L21 has translation MYAIVRSGGRQHKVAVGDIVEVDKISTANVGDTVELSTLLVVDGDAVTSDPWVLAGIKVTAEVVDHHKGAKIDILRYKNKTGYRRRQGHRQQYTAIKVTGIPTAAK, from the coding sequence GTGTACGCCATCGTGCGCAGCGGTGGTCGCCAGCACAAGGTTGCTGTCGGCGACATCGTTGAGGTTGACAAGATTTCCACCGCCAATGTTGGCGACACGGTCGAGCTCTCGACCCTGCTCGTTGTCGACGGCGACGCCGTGACCAGCGACCCGTGGGTGCTGGCCGGTATCAAGGTCACGGCCGAGGTCGTGGACCACCACAAGGGCGCGAAGATCGACATCCTTCGCTACAAGAACAAGACCGGCTACCGCCGCCGCCAGGGTCACCGTCAGCAGTACACGGCGATCAAGGTCACCGGCATCCCCACGGCTGCGAAGTAA
- the rpmA gene encoding 50S ribosomal protein L27, whose translation MAHKKGASSTRNGRDSNAQRLGVKRFGGQVVLAGEILVRQRGTHFHPGAGVGRGGDDTLFALQPGAVEFGTHRGRKVVNIVPVA comes from the coding sequence ATGGCACACAAGAAGGGCGCATCGTCCACCCGGAACGGTCGCGACTCCAATGCCCAGCGGCTCGGCGTGAAGCGCTTCGGCGGTCAGGTCGTGCTCGCCGGTGAGATCCTGGTCCGCCAGCGCGGCACCCACTTCCACCCCGGCGCCGGCGTCGGCCGTGGCGGCGACGACACGCTGTTCGCGCTGCAGCCCGGCGCGGTGGAGTTCGGTACCCACCGTGGCCGCAAGGTCGTGAACATCGTTCCGGTCGCCTGA
- the obgE gene encoding GTPase ObgE, translating into MTTFVDRVELHVAAGNGGHGCASVHREKFKPLGGPDGGNGGRGGDVILVVDQSVTTLLDYHHSPHRKATNGKPGEGGNRSGKDGQDLVLPVPDGTVVLDKEGNVLADLVGQGTTFVAAEGGRGGLGNAALASARRKAPGFALLGVPGQTGDIVLELKTVADVALVGYPSAGKSSLISVLSAAKPKIADYPFTTLVPNLGVVTAGSTVYTIADVPGLIPGASQGRGLGLEFLRHVERCSVLVHVLDTATLESDRDPVSDLDVIEEELRQYGGLDDRPRIVVLNKVDIPDGQDLADMIRPDLEGRGYRVFEVSAVAHKGLKELSFALAEIIAEARAAKPVEEATRIVIRPKAVDDAGFTVRQEEDGLFRVRGEKPERWVRQTDFNNDEAVGYLADRLNRLGVEDQLMKAGARAGDGVAIGPEDNAVVFDWEPTMMAGAEMLGRRGEDHRLEAPRPAAQRRRDRDAERDEAQKEFEGFDPF; encoded by the coding sequence ATGACCACCTTCGTGGACCGCGTCGAGCTGCACGTCGCCGCGGGTAACGGAGGCCACGGCTGCGCCTCCGTTCACCGGGAGAAGTTCAAGCCCCTCGGCGGACCGGACGGCGGCAACGGCGGCCGTGGCGGGGACGTGATCCTGGTCGTCGACCAGTCCGTCACCACGCTGCTCGACTACCACCACAGCCCGCACCGGAAGGCCACCAACGGCAAGCCCGGTGAGGGCGGCAACCGCTCCGGCAAGGACGGCCAGGACCTGGTCCTGCCGGTCCCCGACGGCACCGTCGTCCTCGACAAGGAGGGCAACGTCCTCGCCGACCTGGTGGGCCAGGGCACGACCTTCGTGGCCGCCGAGGGCGGCCGGGGAGGCCTCGGCAACGCGGCCCTCGCGTCCGCGCGCCGCAAGGCCCCCGGATTCGCGCTGCTGGGTGTGCCGGGTCAGACCGGCGACATCGTGCTGGAGCTCAAGACGGTCGCCGACGTCGCGCTCGTGGGCTACCCGAGCGCCGGCAAGTCGTCGCTGATCTCCGTGCTCAGCGCCGCCAAGCCGAAGATCGCGGACTACCCCTTCACCACCCTCGTGCCGAACCTGGGCGTCGTCACGGCGGGCTCGACCGTCTACACCATCGCGGACGTCCCCGGACTGATCCCGGGTGCCAGTCAGGGCCGCGGCCTGGGCCTGGAGTTCCTGCGCCACGTCGAGCGCTGCTCGGTGCTCGTGCACGTCCTGGACACGGCGACGCTGGAGTCCGACCGTGACCCGGTCTCCGACCTCGACGTCATCGAGGAGGAGCTGCGGCAGTACGGCGGCCTCGACGACCGGCCCCGCATCGTCGTCCTCAACAAGGTCGACATCCCGGACGGCCAGGACCTCGCGGACATGATCCGCCCCGACCTCGAGGGGCGCGGCTACCGCGTGTTCGAGGTGTCGGCGGTGGCGCACAAGGGATTGAAGGAGCTGTCCTTCGCGCTGGCCGAGATCATCGCGGAGGCGCGGGCCGCCAAGCCCGTGGAGGAGGCGACCCGGATCGTGATCCGCCCGAAGGCGGTCGACGACGCGGGCTTCACCGTCCGTCAGGAGGAGGACGGTCTCTTCCGGGTGCGCGGCGAGAAGCCGGAGCGCTGGGTGCGCCAGACCGACTTCAACAACGACGAGGCCGTCGGCTACCTGGCCGACCGCCTCAACCGCCTCGGTGTCGAGGACCAGTTGATGAAGGCGGGTGCCCGCGCCGGCGACGGCGTGGCCATCGGACCCGAGGACAACGCGGTCGTCTTCGACTGGGAGCCGACGATGATGGCCGGCGCGGAGATGCTCGGCCGTCGTGGCGAGGACCACCGCCTCGAGGCGCCGCGTCCGGCCGCGCAGCGGCGACGCGACCGCGACGCCGAGCGGGACGAGGCGCAGAAGGAGTTCGAGGGCTTCGACCCCTTCTGA
- a CDS encoding stealth family protein: MRNPEAPRLLGVYRRAVPESVRRAIVSQVDADVRRRLKTRIANGTAVAERIRAGRVARRYEALASGPDRAVISVGQELKVALVAEGTTPLQARRDNLSTVLRVLAGAGIEHFCVRGRSDRASAVAVRVEDRAEVLKALAAACRDEPGYAAEVSGNGPAPRGSLPGYEPSTWRRLRDAEIVRVTWYRTDPTRQLKLGAEYGCDIEFWHEEEGLLTAPRPGKLAAALPLQGGTVTVSEAYFTDLAPREAADAPQVPTRAELAVVPTDTVTFPVDVVYTWVDGADPAWLRRRAEFSGEGYHAEAANAARYLSRDELRFSLRSLHMYAPWVRTIYLVTDDQTPDWLNTEVPGLQVVSHKEIFRSPNLLPTFNSHAIESQLHHIEGLSEHFLYFNDDVMLGSEVTPQDFFLSNGLTKFFPSPALVPLGERTAEDPPVAAAGKNNRRLIEERYGAVLVQKMKHMPHALRRSVLTEIESEFEAQYRRTEASRFRSIDDISIASSLHHYYAFHTQRAVPSKLPYSYLDLTHPWTEARLGRLLANRDKTVFCVNDTVSTEQDVTGQKDLITPFLEAYFPVRSPFEK; this comes from the coding sequence GTGCGAAATCCCGAGGCACCCCGGCTGCTTGGGGTCTACCGCCGAGCCGTACCGGAGAGTGTGCGGCGGGCGATCGTCTCGCAGGTCGATGCCGATGTGCGTCGCCGTCTGAAGACGCGTATAGCCAATGGCACCGCCGTCGCGGAGCGCATCCGTGCCGGCCGCGTGGCCCGGCGTTACGAGGCCCTCGCCTCAGGACCCGACCGCGCCGTGATCTCCGTCGGCCAGGAACTGAAGGTCGCGCTGGTGGCGGAGGGTACGACTCCGCTGCAGGCCCGCCGGGACAATCTCTCCACCGTGCTGCGGGTGCTGGCCGGGGCCGGTATCGAGCACTTCTGTGTACGGGGCCGTTCGGACCGCGCGTCCGCGGTCGCCGTCCGCGTCGAGGACCGCGCCGAGGTACTGAAGGCGCTCGCCGCCGCCTGCCGCGACGAGCCCGGCTACGCCGCCGAGGTCAGCGGCAACGGCCCCGCCCCCCGCGGCTCGCTGCCGGGCTACGAGCCCTCCACCTGGCGCCGCCTGCGTGACGCGGAGATCGTCCGCGTCACGTGGTACCGCACCGACCCCACCCGCCAGCTGAAGCTCGGCGCGGAGTACGGCTGCGACATCGAGTTCTGGCACGAGGAAGAGGGCCTGCTGACGGCCCCGCGCCCCGGGAAGCTCGCCGCGGCCCTGCCGCTCCAGGGCGGGACCGTCACGGTGTCGGAGGCGTACTTCACCGACCTCGCGCCCCGTGAGGCCGCCGACGCGCCGCAGGTGCCCACACGGGCCGAGCTGGCCGTCGTCCCCACCGACACGGTCACCTTCCCCGTCGACGTCGTCTACACCTGGGTGGACGGCGCCGACCCCGCGTGGCTGCGGCGCCGGGCCGAGTTCTCCGGCGAGGGCTACCACGCGGAGGCGGCCAACGCTGCGCGTTACCTGAGCCGCGACGAACTGCGCTTCTCCCTGCGCTCGTTGCACATGTACGCGCCGTGGGTGCGCACCATCTACCTCGTGACGGACGACCAGACCCCGGACTGGCTGAACACCGAGGTGCCGGGCCTGCAGGTGGTCAGCCACAAGGAGATCTTCCGCTCCCCGAACCTGCTGCCCACGTTCAACTCGCACGCCATCGAGAGCCAGCTGCACCACATCGAGGGGCTCTCCGAGCACTTCCTCTACTTCAACGACGACGTGATGCTCGGCAGCGAGGTGACGCCGCAGGACTTCTTCCTCTCCAACGGCCTCACCAAGTTCTTCCCGTCCCCGGCGCTGGTGCCGCTCGGTGAGCGCACCGCAGAGGACCCGCCGGTCGCGGCAGCGGGCAAGAACAACCGCCGCCTGATCGAGGAACGCTACGGTGCGGTGCTCGTGCAGAAGATGAAGCACATGCCGCACGCGCTGCGCCGCAGCGTGCTGACCGAGATCGAGTCCGAGTTCGAGGCGCAGTACCGCCGCACGGAGGCGAGCAGGTTCCGCAGCATCGACGACATCTCCATCGCGTCGTCCCTGCACCACTACTACGCGTTCCACACGCAGCGGGCGGTGCCGTCGAAGCTGCCGTACAGCTACCTGGACCTGACGCACCCGTGGACGGAGGCCCGGCTCGGGCGGCTGCTCGCGAACCGCGACAAGACGGTGTTCTGCGTCAACGACACCGTCTCGACGGAGCAGGACGTGACGGGACAGAAGGACCTCATCACGCCGTTCCTCGAGGCGTACTTCCCGGTGCGGAGCCCGTTCGAGAAGTAG
- a CDS encoding stealth conserved region 3 domain-containing protein, translated as MKITILLTWGDAMGGTEMAAYTQAAQLMPRHDVEILSVFKTAAEPFLPEAKNLSIRYLVDRTGRSPRPVRPSSLTAQECEALASLPSELIRPSWEPTFDRLSDIEMTAALTSIDTDVLVTTTPALMAAAVELVPSRVATVHQEHRVSQLRGATGEPLLTHAPQLDALVSLTELTTDWFAESLGASAPRLATIPNAMPDGYRPRSDLGSKTIVVAGRMVPEKQLDHAVQAFADIAADHPGWTLRLFGDGPQLVNLRRLVEGLGMHNRVELVGRSQQMAEEWAKAAICLMPSRVESFGLVMLEAFTAGVPVVAYDALTGPSQIVRHEVDGLLVPADDVASLGAAMSKLMGDDELRAAYGAAARAGARERFAPETVGSLWDELFALILADRDGPERLGARADRVARRIAAGGSRTFAVSAPISRLSPSSDEQKAREVILQAQDRNSLVRSAGRLAEVRDDTPAWRMAEINLELSAQALERHGVAYILLHEPASVGHRLAVKADDRERALRALGTEMNGRAVYAELISPASAAPGAVLAERLVDLPEVAGVRVFKPLVSESRTLRYGPAYGCRVEFWAQDDTGWFNAPNGTTLVGPRLPALDETARLTVGTRDYPTADVFAKPLMWNVDFPVDAVYTWVDDTDPVWREKRDAARLARGLPTDGAEAGDVRFRNRDELRYSLRSLATHAPWIRKIFLVTDDQTPSWLNTEHPDIQVVSHREIFADPSWLPTFNSHAIESQLHRIEGLAEHFLYVNDDVFFGRPLAPNKFFQSNGNSLFFRSPTAVPPGEVTEATEGYFVAAKNNQALLEDAFGRVATHGFLHTPHPLRRSVLEEISERWPQQTRNTAATPFRGSDDLSITSSLHHHYAYLTGKAAQGSISCGYANIGDYQHHVMLSRLLAARHRDVFCIGESAEAEVPVDEQDRVLRAFLEAYFPVRSPYERD; from the coding sequence ATGAAGATCACCATCCTGCTCACCTGGGGCGACGCGATGGGCGGCACGGAGATGGCGGCCTACACCCAGGCCGCCCAGCTGATGCCCCGTCATGACGTCGAGATCCTCAGCGTCTTCAAGACGGCGGCCGAGCCGTTCCTGCCCGAGGCGAAGAACCTCTCGATCCGCTACCTCGTGGACCGCACCGGCCGTTCACCGCGGCCTGTACGCCCCTCCTCCCTCACGGCGCAGGAGTGCGAAGCCCTCGCTTCGCTGCCCAGCGAGCTGATCCGGCCCTCGTGGGAGCCCACCTTCGACCGGCTGTCCGACATCGAGATGACCGCCGCCCTGACGAGCATCGACACCGATGTCCTGGTGACGACGACGCCCGCCCTCATGGCCGCGGCCGTCGAGCTCGTGCCCTCCCGCGTGGCGACCGTCCACCAGGAGCACCGCGTCTCCCAACTGCGCGGCGCCACCGGCGAACCGCTGCTCACCCATGCTCCGCAGCTCGACGCCCTGGTCTCGCTCACCGAGCTGACCACCGACTGGTTCGCCGAGTCCCTGGGCGCCTCCGCCCCGCGGCTGGCCACCATCCCCAACGCGATGCCCGACGGCTACCGGCCGCGCTCCGACCTGGGCAGCAAGACGATCGTGGTGGCCGGCCGCATGGTGCCGGAGAAGCAGCTCGACCACGCCGTCCAGGCGTTCGCCGACATCGCCGCCGACCACCCCGGGTGGACCCTGCGCCTCTTCGGTGACGGCCCTCAACTGGTCAATCTGCGCCGCCTCGTCGAGGGCCTGGGCATGCACAACCGGGTCGAACTCGTCGGCCGGAGCCAGCAGATGGCCGAGGAGTGGGCCAAGGCAGCGATATGCCTGATGCCGTCCCGGGTGGAGTCCTTCGGCCTGGTGATGCTCGAGGCGTTCACCGCCGGCGTCCCCGTCGTCGCCTACGACGCCCTCACCGGACCGTCCCAGATCGTCCGCCACGAGGTCGACGGCCTGCTCGTACCCGCCGACGACGTCGCCTCGCTCGGCGCGGCGATGTCCAAGCTGATGGGCGACGACGAGCTGCGCGCCGCCTACGGAGCGGCCGCCCGTGCCGGAGCCCGGGAGCGTTTCGCCCCCGAGACCGTCGGGAGCCTGTGGGACGAGCTGTTCGCCCTGATACTCGCGGACCGGGACGGGCCCGAGCGCCTCGGTGCCCGTGCCGACCGGGTGGCCCGCCGCATCGCGGCGGGAGGAAGCCGGACGTTCGCCGTCTCGGCGCCGATCAGCAGGCTGTCGCCCTCGTCCGACGAGCAGAAGGCGCGAGAGGTCATCCTTCAGGCGCAGGACCGCAACTCGCTGGTCCGTTCCGCCGGCCGGCTCGCCGAGGTCCGTGACGACACGCCCGCGTGGCGCATGGCCGAGATCAACCTCGAGCTCTCCGCCCAGGCGCTCGAGCGCCACGGCGTGGCCTACATCCTGCTGCACGAGCCGGCGAGCGTCGGCCACCGCCTCGCGGTGAAGGCGGACGACCGTGAGCGCGCGCTGCGCGCCCTCGGCACGGAGATGAACGGGCGCGCTGTCTACGCCGAGCTCATCAGCCCCGCCAGCGCGGCCCCGGGAGCGGTACTGGCCGAACGGCTCGTCGATCTCCCCGAGGTCGCGGGCGTCCGCGTCTTCAAGCCGCTGGTCAGTGAGAGCCGCACGCTCCGCTACGGCCCCGCCTACGGCTGCCGCGTCGAGTTCTGGGCCCAGGACGACACCGGCTGGTTCAACGCGCCCAACGGCACCACCCTCGTCGGCCCCCGCCTTCCGGCGCTCGACGAGACCGCCCGGCTCACCGTGGGTACCCGCGACTACCCGACGGCGGACGTGTTCGCCAAGCCGCTCATGTGGAACGTCGACTTCCCCGTCGACGCCGTCTACACATGGGTGGACGACACGGACCCGGTGTGGCGGGAGAAGCGGGACGCGGCCCGTCTGGCGCGCGGCCTGCCCACGGACGGCGCCGAAGCCGGCGACGTGCGCTTCCGCAACCGTGACGAGCTGCGCTACTCACTGCGCTCGCTGGCCACCCACGCTCCCTGGATCCGCAAGATCTTCCTGGTCACCGACGATCAGACACCGTCGTGGCTGAACACGGAGCACCCGGACATCCAGGTCGTGAGCCACCGCGAGATCTTCGCGGATCCCTCCTGGCTGCCGACGTTCAACTCGCATGCGATCGAGAGCCAGCTGCACCGCATCGAGGGGCTGGCCGAGCATTTCCTGTACGTGAACGACGACGTCTTCTTCGGCCGTCCCCTGGCTCCCAACAAGTTCTTCCAGTCCAACGGGAACTCCCTGTTCTTCCGTTCGCCGACGGCCGTCCCGCCGGGCGAGGTCACGGAGGCGACCGAGGGGTACTTCGTGGCCGCCAAGAACAACCAGGCACTGCTGGAGGACGCGTTCGGCCGGGTCGCGACCCATGGGTTCCTGCACACCCCCCACCCGCTGCGCCGCAGCGTGCTGGAGGAGATCAGCGAGCGCTGGCCGCAGCAGACCCGGAACACGGCCGCGACTCCCTTCCGCGGCTCCGACGACCTGTCGATCACGTCGTCGCTGCACCACCACTACGCCTATCTGACGGGCAAGGCCGCCCAGGGCAGCATCTCGTGCGGCTACGCCAACATCGGTGACTACCAGCACCATGTGATGCTGAGCCGGCTGCTGGCCGCCCGCCACCGTGACGTCTTCTGCATCGGCGAGTCGGCAGAGGCCGAGGTACCGGTGGACGAGCAGGACCGTGTCCTGCGGGCGTTCCTGGAGGCGTACTTCCCGGTCCGCTCGCCCTACGAACGGGACTGA
- a CDS encoding glycosyltransferase family 4 protein, protein MKISFLIHTIYGIGGTIRTTLNLAGELADRHEVEIVSVFRHRDPPAFPVDPQITVVPVVDIRPANPLNDRQDPLFAEPSRAFPRSEARYKEYNRLIDDRVRAHYAASDADVVIGTRPGLVAYVAQFAPASAVRIGQEHMTHNHHKAALREEMYEHLDAIDAFVTVSEGDAQAWRDKMPLPATRVLSIPNSVPEPSVRPSDGTGRTIVAAGRLGAEKQFDVLIDAFARVAAVRPGWTLRIHGSGDRREALLDRIHELGLYNEIHLMGPCSPMESEWVKGAVAASASRHESFGMTLVEAMRCGVPVVSADCDYGPREIITDGVDGLLVPVGDAGAMARGLLRLVDDEDLRRDMAAAAVRNARRFDPGVVAKRYETLFEELAAEVAQRARVPATAPLADCTVAPDGSLEVRPVGPLPAGCGKGARLVCVRTGAREEVRSFDLDAAGAVTLPATEVFPEGVWDVFLEPAAGTRQRVAARVVDQRGALRAAERVTPGEGVRHLLPYADTARGGVLSLRAWHRPVHAEVTDVRIDGARVTVEGGMLGTAEVTGAPVLVLRRRGGTADEILFRGKKVGKDGFRFRFSSAVPAASQMSGNDVWDFFIRCAPAVKPVRIGRLLDDLVMKQRVFVYPHTVMGKRRQAGLLRAVAGRVPGRQRKKIRVHVYYTLSNDLAMNVADM, encoded by the coding sequence GTGAAGATCTCCTTCCTCATCCACACCATCTACGGCATCGGCGGGACCATCCGCACGACGCTGAACCTGGCCGGGGAACTGGCCGACCGGCACGAGGTCGAGATCGTTTCCGTGTTCCGGCACCGGGATCCGCCGGCGTTCCCCGTCGATCCCCAGATCACCGTCGTGCCCGTCGTGGACATCCGGCCGGCCAACCCCCTCAACGACCGGCAGGACCCGCTGTTCGCCGAGCCGTCCCGGGCCTTTCCCCGCTCCGAGGCCCGTTACAAGGAGTACAACCGGCTCATCGACGACCGGGTCCGGGCCCACTACGCCGCCTCGGATGCGGACGTCGTCATCGGCACCCGGCCCGGGCTGGTGGCCTACGTCGCGCAGTTCGCGCCCGCCTCCGCCGTCCGTATCGGCCAGGAGCACATGACGCACAACCACCACAAGGCGGCGCTGCGCGAGGAGATGTACGAGCATCTCGACGCGATCGACGCCTTCGTGACGGTCTCCGAGGGGGACGCGCAGGCGTGGCGCGACAAGATGCCGCTGCCCGCCACGCGCGTGCTGTCGATCCCGAACAGCGTGCCCGAGCCCTCCGTGCGCCCCTCCGACGGCACGGGGAGGACGATCGTGGCCGCCGGCCGGCTGGGCGCGGAGAAGCAGTTCGACGTACTGATCGACGCGTTCGCCCGGGTCGCCGCCGTACGGCCCGGCTGGACGCTGCGCATCCACGGGTCCGGCGACCGGCGGGAGGCGCTGCTGGACCGGATCCATGAGCTCGGCCTCTACAACGAGATCCATCTGATGGGGCCCTGTTCGCCGATGGAGTCGGAATGGGTCAAAGGGGCCGTCGCCGCGTCCGCGTCCCGTCACGAGTCGTTCGGCATGACGCTGGTGGAGGCGATGCGCTGCGGTGTGCCGGTGGTCAGCGCCGACTGCGACTACGGCCCGCGCGAGATCATCACGGACGGCGTCGACGGACTGCTCGTCCCGGTCGGCGACGCCGGGGCCATGGCCCGGGGACTGCTGCGCCTCGTCGACGACGAGGACCTGCGCCGCGACATGGCAGCCGCCGCCGTCCGCAACGCGCGCCGCTTCGACCCCGGTGTGGTGGCCAAGCGGTACGAGACGCTGTTCGAGGAGCTCGCCGCCGAGGTCGCGCAGCGTGCCCGCGTCCCGGCGACCGCGCCCCTCGCCGACTGCACCGTCGCTCCGGACGGGTCGCTGGAGGTGCGCCCGGTGGGACCCCTGCCGGCGGGCTGCGGCAAAGGCGCCCGGCTGGTGTGCGTGCGCACCGGGGCGCGTGAAGAGGTGCGGAGCTTCGACCTGGACGCGGCGGGGGCGGTGACGCTCCCGGCCACGGAGGTCTTCCCGGAGGGGGTGTGGGACGTCTTCCTCGAGCCGGCGGCGGGTACCCGGCAGCGGGTGGCGGCCCGCGTCGTCGACCAGCGCGGCGCCCTGCGCGCGGCGGAGCGCGTGACGCCCGGCGAAGGGGTGCGCCACCTCCTCCCGTACGCGGACACGGCCAGGGGCGGCGTGCTTTCGCTGCGGGCCTGGCACCGGCCGGTCCACGCCGAGGTGACGGACGTCCGGATCGACGGGGCCCGGGTGACCGTCGAGGGCGGCATGCTCGGGACCGCCGAGGTGACCGGCGCACCCGTGCTGGTGCTGCGCCGCCGGGGAGGAACGGCGGACGAGATCCTTTTCCGCGGCAAAAAGGTCGGCAAGGACGGATTTCGGTTCCGTTTTTCCTCTGCCGTACCGGCAGCCTCACAGATGAGCGGAAACGATGTATGGGACTTTTTCATTCGCTGTGCGCCGGCTGTGAAGCCGGTGCGGATCGGCCGGCTGCTCGATGATCTGGTGATGAAGCAGCGGGTTTTCGTATACCCGCACACGGTGATGGGGAAGCGCAGGCAGGCGGGCCTGCTGCGTGCGGTGGCAGGGCGTGTGCCGGGACGGCAACGAAAGAAGATCCGCGTGCACGTTTATTACACGCTCTCCAACGACCTCGCCATGAATGTGGCGGATATGTAA
- a CDS encoding SDR family NAD(P)-dependent oxidoreductase → MARSRTTAVLLAGGTGQRVGLAIPKQLVKIAGKAVIEHTLAIFEQADSVDDVVVMMAPGYVAEVEKIVAKAGLAKVTKILEGGATRSETTERAIAALGEGLAEGEDLNVLFHDAVRPLLSERVIKDCVDALDRYQAVDVAIPSADTIIVTRTHGEDGEFITDVPDRSRLRRGQTPQAFKLSTIRKAYEIAAADPNFQATDDCSVVLKYLPDVPIYVVAGDEYNMKVTQPVDVFIADKLFQLASTALPAPADERAYREQLAGRTVVVFGGSYGIGADIASLAESYGAKVYALGRSTTGTHVENPEHVDDALSKAYAESGRIDYVINTAGVLRIGKLAETDNAAIQEALNVNYLAPVHIARASHKYLAETRGQLLLYTSSSYTRGRAEYSLYSSTKAAMVNLTQALADEWAADGIRVNCVNPERTATPMRTKAFGVEPAGSLLSSEAVARTSLDVLLSALTGHVIDVRQQDPTRGASEATGFEQALASVLDRHGDEEHS, encoded by the coding sequence ATGGCCAGATCCCGAACCACAGCTGTCCTGCTCGCCGGGGGTACCGGTCAGCGGGTGGGGCTCGCGATTCCGAAGCAGCTGGTGAAGATCGCGGGTAAGGCGGTCATAGAACACACGCTGGCGATTTTCGAACAGGCCGACTCCGTCGACGATGTCGTCGTGATGATGGCCCCCGGCTATGTCGCGGAAGTGGAGAAGATCGTCGCCAAGGCCGGGCTGGCCAAGGTCACCAAGATCCTCGAGGGCGGAGCGACCCGCAGCGAGACCACCGAGCGCGCCATCGCCGCTCTCGGTGAGGGCCTCGCGGAGGGGGAGGACCTCAACGTCCTGTTCCACGACGCGGTCCGTCCGCTGCTCTCCGAGCGGGTCATCAAGGACTGTGTCGACGCGCTGGACCGCTACCAGGCCGTCGACGTCGCCATCCCCTCCGCGGACACGATCATCGTGACCCGGACCCACGGCGAGGACGGCGAGTTCATCACCGACGTCCCGGACCGCTCCCGGCTGCGCCGTGGACAGACCCCGCAGGCGTTCAAGCTGTCGACGATCCGCAAGGCGTACGAGATCGCGGCGGCCGACCCCAACTTCCAGGCGACCGACGACTGTTCGGTGGTGCTCAAGTACCTGCCGGACGTGCCCATCTACGTCGTCGCGGGCGACGAGTACAACATGAAGGTCACTCAGCCGGTCGACGTGTTCATCGCCGACAAGCTCTTCCAGCTCGCCTCGACCGCCCTCCCGGCCCCGGCCGACGAGAGGGCCTACCGCGAGCAGCTGGCCGGCAGGACGGTCGTCGTCTTCGGCGGCTCGTACGGCATCGGCGCCGACATCGCCTCGCTCGCCGAGTCCTACGGCGCCAAGGTGTACGCGCTGGGCCGCTCCACCACCGGCACGCACGTCGAGAACCCCGAGCACGTCGACGACGCCCTGTCCAAGGCGTACGCCGAGAGCGGCCGCATCGACTACGTGATCAACACCGCGGGCGTACTGCGCATCGGCAAGCTGGCGGAGACGGACAACGCGGCCATCCAGGAAGCGCTGAACGTCAACTACCTGGCGCCCGTCCACATCGCCCGCGCCTCGCACAAGTATCTCGCGGAGACCCGGGGTCAGTTGCTGCTCTACACCTCCAGCAGCTACACCCGCGGCCGTGCCGAGTACAGCCTGTACTCGTCCACCAAGGCCGCCATGGTGAACCTCACCCAGGCACTGGCGGACGAGTGGGCCGCCGACGGTATCCGGGTGAACTGCGTGAACCCGGAGCGCACCGCCACCCCGATGCGCACCAAGGCGTTCGGCGTCGAGCCCGCCGGTTCGCTGCTGTCCTCGGAGGCCGTCGCCCGTACCTCGCTCGACGTGCTGCTGTCCGCGCTGACCGGTCATGTCATCGACGTCCGGCAGCAGGACCCGACCCGTGGCGCATCGGAGGCGACCGGGTTCGAGCAGGCCCTCGCGTCCGTCCTCGACCGACACGGGGACGAGGAACACAGCTGA